The Falsibacillus albus genome has a window encoding:
- a CDS encoding ABC transporter permease, with translation MKNQTGVLLARLMRNIMRSPDTIITVAITPIMMMLLFVYVFGGAIKAGTGSYVNYLLPGILLMAIASGVAYTSLRLFNDVKGGLMARFITMPIKRSSILWAHVLTSLVSNALTVLVVFLVALLMGFRSNADLLSWLAVAGILGLFTLALTWLAVIPGLTANSMEGATTYSYPLIFLPFISSAFVPTETMPRIVRAFAENQPVTSIVNAIRALLYNGAVGSDIWIALAWCVGIMILSYIIASKQFKRQLG, from the coding sequence ATGAAAAATCAAACGGGTGTTTTACTGGCACGTTTAATGCGCAATATCATGCGCAGTCCTGATACGATCATTACAGTTGCCATCACACCGATTATGATGATGCTGCTATTTGTTTATGTGTTTGGCGGAGCCATAAAGGCGGGAACGGGCAGCTACGTCAATTATTTATTGCCGGGAATTTTGCTTATGGCTATCGCATCCGGCGTCGCATACACTTCTTTGCGCCTTTTCAATGATGTAAAAGGTGGACTCATGGCGCGTTTTATTACGATGCCGATTAAACGCTCATCGATATTATGGGCTCACGTGCTTACCTCGCTTGTTTCCAATGCTCTAACCGTCTTAGTCGTTTTCCTTGTTGCCCTTTTAATGGGTTTCCGTTCAAACGCAGACCTTCTTTCCTGGCTGGCAGTAGCCGGGATACTCGGACTTTTTACACTAGCGTTGACATGGCTGGCGGTCATTCCCGGATTGACCGCGAATTCTATGGAAGGGGCCACGACCTATTCGTACCCATTGATCTTCCTTCCATTCATCAGCTCGGCGTTTGTCCCAACTGAGACCATGCCTCGCATTGTCCGTGCGTTCGCTGAGAACCAGCCCGTGACCTCCATCGTGAATGCGATTCGGGCGCTTTTGTATAACGGGGCGGTCGGAAGCGATATCTGGATTGCTCTTGCGTGGTGTGTCGGCATCATGATCCTTTCCTACATTATTGCAAGCAAACAATTTAAACGCCAGTTAGGATAA
- a CDS encoding SE1561 family protein produces the protein MGNAIHDNESQVTYLKQRLNMFLDVLDSIDPENTELEDVDRLINMLDELETKCEQFKKTQD, from the coding sequence ATGGGTAACGCTATTCATGACAACGAATCTCAAGTAACTTACTTAAAGCAACGTTTAAATATGTTTTTAGACGTATTGGATTCCATAGATCCCGAAAATACAGAACTCGAAGACGTCGACCGCTTAATCAACATGCTCGACGAACTCGAAACGAAATGTGAACAATTCAAAAAAACACAAGACTAA
- a CDS encoding helix-turn-helix transcriptional regulator, producing the protein MNVTNRIKEIRLEKGISQVKMAEDLQITRQTINAIENHKYNPSLELALKLIKYFGVGIDDLFKLEED; encoded by the coding sequence TTGAATGTAACGAACCGAATTAAAGAGATCCGTTTGGAAAAGGGAATCAGTCAGGTGAAGATGGCTGAGGATCTGCAAATTACGAGACAGACCATTAATGCCATTGAAAACCATAAATACAATCCCAGCTTAGAATTAGCATTAAAGTTGATTAAATATTTTGGCGTCGGCATTGACGACCTATTCAAGCTTGAGGAGGACTAA
- the pdaA gene encoding delta-lactam-biosynthetic de-N-acetylase, with protein MKKWIGSLALIFFLAFAQSASAVSNQAIHWGFMKGKNGEQGEAGAQLDQLIAKYGAFYKAGKEKKIIYLTFDNGYENGYTAQVLDVLKKEKVPAAFFVTGHYLKSAPDLVIRMVNEGHIVGNHSWGHPDMTQITDDRIRQELQKVKDETARITKQKDMTFMRPPRGIFSERTMQIAKEEGYTHVFWSLAFVDWKVDQQKGWKYSYDNIMAQIHPGAVILLHTVSKDNADALDKVIKDLKKQGYKFKSLDDYVKTHQENKAN; from the coding sequence ATGAAAAAATGGATTGGCTCTTTGGCGCTCATTTTCTTCCTCGCATTCGCCCAATCTGCCTCTGCTGTTTCCAATCAGGCCATTCACTGGGGCTTTATGAAGGGAAAAAACGGGGAGCAGGGGGAAGCAGGAGCCCAGCTCGATCAGCTCATTGCTAAATACGGGGCATTTTATAAGGCAGGAAAAGAAAAGAAAATCATCTACTTAACATTCGACAATGGCTATGAAAACGGCTATACGGCACAGGTGCTTGATGTGTTGAAAAAAGAAAAGGTGCCTGCAGCCTTCTTTGTCACCGGACACTATTTAAAAAGCGCCCCAGACCTCGTCATACGGATGGTCAATGAAGGGCACATCGTCGGCAATCATTCCTGGGGACACCCGGACATGACGCAGATCACCGATGACCGGATCAGACAGGAGCTTCAAAAAGTAAAAGATGAAACAGCACGCATCACGAAGCAAAAGGATATGACATTCATGCGGCCGCCGCGGGGAATCTTCAGCGAGCGCACGATGCAAATCGCCAAAGAGGAAGGCTATACCCATGTATTCTGGTCACTTGCGTTTGTCGATTGGAAAGTCGATCAGCAAAAGGGTTGGAAATACTCCTACGATAATATCATGGCACAAATCCATCCGGGAGCGGTCATCCTGCTTCACACCGTTTCAAAGGATAACGCCGATGCACTCGATAAAGTGATCAAGGACTTGAAAAAGCAGGGCTACAAATTCAAAAGCCTCGATGATTATGTGAAGACCCATCAAGAAAACAAAGCAAACTAA
- the rlmD gene encoding 23S rRNA (uracil(1939)-C(5))-methyltransferase RlmD gives MTKPKQKQKEQKVFIKERQTFPLTIKRLGINGEGVGYFKRQVVFVPGALPDEEVVVEATKIHPKFAEGRIKKIRKASPHRIKPPCPVYEQCGGCQLQHLAYEQQLHLKRDIVIQALERHTKFDIGKMNIRPTIGMDNPWHYRNKSQFQVGSQKGKAIAGLYSMNSNRLIDIDECIVQHPATNKVTAEIKRIINDFNIPVFDQKKKKPLIKTIVTRVGFETGQVQVVLVTTEKSFPRKDLLIEEIKKRLPEVVSIAQNINPKKTAIIFGDETILLSGKESIEERLEEFTYELSARAFFQLNPIQTSKLYNEAKKAAGLTGVEKVVDAYCGVGTIGLWLADGAKEIRGMDVIKEGIDDAKQNAKKFGIEHADYYVGSAETLMPKWKKEGWHPDVVVVDPPRTGCDRKLLDTIKEVKPKTFVYVSCNPSTLAKDIDYLKKHYKVEYIQPVDMFPQTAHVEAVTLLELK, from the coding sequence GTGACAAAACCAAAGCAAAAGCAGAAGGAACAAAAAGTATTCATCAAGGAAAGACAGACATTTCCTTTAACGATAAAGAGGCTCGGCATCAATGGAGAGGGTGTCGGCTATTTCAAGCGCCAGGTCGTCTTCGTCCCAGGTGCCTTGCCGGATGAAGAGGTGGTAGTCGAAGCGACAAAGATCCATCCGAAGTTCGCGGAAGGCCGGATCAAGAAAATCCGCAAAGCGTCGCCGCATCGAATCAAGCCGCCATGCCCGGTGTACGAGCAATGCGGCGGCTGTCAGCTGCAGCATCTGGCCTATGAGCAGCAGCTTCACCTGAAGCGTGACATCGTTATCCAGGCGCTCGAACGCCATACGAAATTCGATATCGGAAAAATGAACATCCGTCCGACGATCGGCATGGACAACCCTTGGCATTATCGGAACAAAAGCCAATTTCAGGTCGGCTCGCAAAAAGGAAAAGCGATTGCCGGGTTATACAGCATGAACTCCAACCGCCTTATTGACATCGACGAGTGCATCGTCCAGCATCCTGCGACGAACAAAGTGACGGCGGAAATCAAACGGATCATCAACGATTTCAATATCCCGGTCTTTGATCAAAAGAAGAAAAAGCCGCTCATCAAGACGATCGTCACCCGTGTCGGTTTTGAAACCGGCCAAGTGCAGGTCGTGCTCGTGACGACGGAAAAATCGTTCCCACGAAAAGATTTGCTCATCGAAGAAATCAAAAAGCGCCTGCCGGAAGTCGTCTCGATCGCGCAAAACATCAATCCGAAAAAGACAGCGATTATTTTCGGCGATGAAACGATCCTCCTATCCGGAAAGGAAAGCATCGAAGAGCGTCTCGAAGAATTCACCTATGAACTGTCGGCCCGCGCCTTCTTCCAGCTCAACCCGATTCAGACGAGCAAGCTTTATAACGAAGCGAAAAAAGCTGCCGGCCTGACTGGTGTGGAAAAAGTCGTTGATGCCTACTGCGGCGTCGGCACGATCGGACTGTGGCTCGCCGATGGAGCGAAGGAAATCAGAGGGATGGACGTCATCAAGGAAGGAATCGACGACGCCAAGCAAAACGCCAAAAAATTTGGCATCGAGCATGCCGACTATTATGTCGGAAGTGCCGAGACGCTGATGCCGAAATGGAAAAAAGAAGGCTGGCACCCGGACGTCGTCGTCGTAGACCCGCCAAGGACCGGCTGCGACCGCAAGCTCCTTGACACGATCAAGGAAGTCAAACCGAAAACATTCGTCTATGTCTCATGCAACCCATCCACACTCGCCAAGGACATCGACTACTTGAAAAAGCACTACAAAGTCGAATACATCCAGCCCGTGGACATGTTTCCGCAGACGGCGCACGTAGAAGCGGTTACCTTGTTGGAGCTTAAATAA
- a CDS encoding fumarate hydratase produces MNLEKLKESMYQLIVETSTNLPKDVRRAIREAKQRENEGTRAAMSLATITNNIQMADENVSPICQDTGLPTFKIKTPVGVNQLQIKEAIYEAITKATKDGKLRPNSVDSLTGENSGDNLGLGTPVIKFEQWEKDYIEAKLILKGGGCENKNIQYSLPCELDGLGRAGRDLDGIRKCIMHSVYQAQGQGCSAGFIGVGIGGDRSSGYDLAKEQLFRSADDVNPNESLRQLEEYVMDHANELGIGTMGFGGETTLLGCKVGVMNRIPASFFVSVAYNCWAFRRLGISINPETGDINEWQYQDGELVSFKEENEAEKQTAAASESESSIVTLEAPITEEKIRELKVGDVVRINGMMYTGRDAIHKHLSDNDAPIDLNGQIIYHCGPVMLKDDEGQWHVKAAGPTTSIREEPYQGDIMKRFGIRAVIGKGGMGPKTLAALEEHGGVYLNAIGGAAQYYADCIKSVEGVDLMQFGIPEAMWHLKVEGFTAVVTMDSHGNSLHEKVDKSSLEKLAQFKDRVFN; encoded by the coding sequence ATGAACCTGGAAAAGCTTAAGGAAAGTATGTATCAATTAATCGTGGAGACGTCGACGAATCTTCCGAAGGATGTCCGCAGGGCCATCAGGGAAGCGAAGCAGCGTGAGAATGAAGGTACGCGTGCGGCGATGAGTTTGGCGACTATTACTAATAATATTCAGATGGCGGACGAAAATGTGTCCCCGATTTGTCAGGATACGGGTCTTCCGACATTCAAGATCAAAACTCCGGTCGGCGTGAATCAGCTCCAAATCAAAGAGGCGATTTACGAGGCGATCACGAAAGCAACAAAGGATGGGAAGCTTCGCCCGAATTCCGTTGACTCGCTGACGGGTGAAAACAGCGGCGACAACTTGGGACTTGGCACGCCTGTCATCAAGTTCGAGCAATGGGAAAAAGACTACATCGAGGCGAAGCTGATCTTAAAAGGAGGCGGCTGCGAGAACAAGAACATTCAATACAGCCTGCCGTGCGAGCTTGATGGGCTCGGCCGCGCGGGACGCGATCTTGACGGCATCCGCAAGTGCATCATGCACTCCGTTTACCAAGCGCAAGGTCAAGGCTGCAGCGCCGGCTTCATCGGCGTCGGCATCGGTGGCGACCGTTCTTCCGGATACGATTTGGCGAAAGAACAGCTATTCCGCTCCGCTGATGATGTCAATCCGAATGAATCCCTTCGCCAATTAGAGGAGTATGTAATGGACCATGCGAACGAGCTTGGCATCGGTACAATGGGCTTCGGCGGCGAAACGACACTTTTAGGCTGCAAAGTCGGCGTCATGAACCGCATCCCGGCCAGCTTCTTCGTTTCCGTAGCGTACAACTGCTGGGCATTCCGTCGTTTGGGCATCAGCATCAACCCGGAAACTGGCGATATCAATGAATGGCAATACCAGGACGGCGAGCTTGTTTCTTTTAAAGAAGAAAACGAAGCAGAAAAGCAAACAGCTGCTGCTTCCGAATCTGAAAGCAGCATCGTGACGCTTGAAGCACCGATCACAGAGGAAAAAATCCGCGAACTTAAAGTCGGTGATGTCGTGCGCATCAACGGTATGATGTACACGGGCCGCGACGCGATTCATAAGCATCTTTCCGATAACGATGCACCGATCGACTTGAATGGTCAGATCATCTATCACTGCGGTCCGGTCATGTTGAAGGATGACGAAGGCCAATGGCACGTGAAAGCAGCCGGCCCGACTACGTCCATTCGCGAGGAGCCTTACCAAGGCGATATCATGAAGCGCTTTGGAATCCGTGCGGTCATCGGAAAAGGCGGCATGGGACCGAAAACATTGGCTGCCCTTGAAGAACATGGCGGCGTCTACTTAAACGCAATCGGCGGAGCTGCTCAATACTATGCAGACTGCATCAAATCCGTGGAAGGCGTCGACCTTATGCAGTTCGGAATCCCTGAAGCGATGTGGCACCTGAAAGTGGAAGGCTTCACAGCAGTTGTCACAATGGATTCCCATGGCAACAGCCTTCATGAAAAAGTCGACAAGTCGTCTTTAGAAAAACTGGCGCAGTTCAAGGACCGCGTGTTTAATTAA
- a CDS encoding DUF1048 domain-containing protein yields MNIFEKIIGSLDDKREWRAMEARAKALPTEYHNAYNAIKKYMWTAGGTTDWKETSRIFGGILDLLEEAAAEGRKVTDLTGDDVAAFCDELVKDSTTWKDKYRKKLNDTIDRG; encoded by the coding sequence ATGAATATCTTTGAAAAAATTATCGGAAGTCTGGATGACAAGCGAGAATGGAGAGCAATGGAGGCGCGTGCGAAGGCACTGCCAACTGAGTACCACAATGCTTATAACGCGATTAAAAAATATATGTGGACGGCTGGCGGCACGACGGATTGGAAAGAAACAAGCCGAATCTTTGGCGGCATTCTTGATCTCTTGGAAGAAGCGGCAGCCGAAGGCAGGAAAGTCACTGACCTCACGGGGGATGACGTGGCCGCATTTTGCGACGAGCTTGTGAAGGACTCGACAACCTGGAAGGATAAATACCGCAAGAAGCTAAATGATACGATTGACCGCGGGTGA
- a CDS encoding GNAT family N-acetyltransferase, whose protein sequence is MEIRKLNKGEEPPMDLLLLADPSEKLVKEYVKRGDCFVAIIEEQIVGVYVLLPTRPETVELVNVAVNEDLHGKGIGKRLVMHAIQESKERGFKTVEIGTGNAGIGQLALYQKCGFRIVGVDFDFFTRHYPEEIYENGIHCRDMIRLSMDL, encoded by the coding sequence ATGGAAATCAGGAAGCTGAACAAAGGGGAAGAGCCCCCGATGGACCTGCTTTTGTTGGCAGATCCTTCAGAAAAGCTGGTTAAGGAGTATGTAAAGAGGGGAGACTGTTTTGTTGCCATCATTGAGGAGCAAATTGTCGGCGTCTATGTCCTTTTGCCGACAAGGCCGGAGACAGTGGAGTTGGTCAATGTGGCCGTGAATGAGGATCTACATGGCAAAGGGATTGGCAAGCGATTGGTCATGCATGCGATACAAGAATCCAAGGAGAGGGGATTCAAAACGGTTGAAATTGGAACCGGGAATGCCGGCATCGGACAATTAGCGCTTTATCAAAAGTGCGGTTTCAGAATCGTAGGAGTGGACTTTGACTTCTTTACAAGGCACTACCCGGAAGAAATTTACGAGAACGGCATCCATTGCAGGGATATGATCCGACTATCGATGGATTTATGA
- a CDS encoding DNA-3-methyladenine glycosylase family protein, producing the protein MWEERLQIEGPYHFDLILERLSMDPLNAVDVNNRTVKVPIYEPEREVATIQAVGEVEAPEFIIKGRNEKTKESVQEKLAHIFQWHVSLKDVDKHFAETDLHEIFAQHRGTPLILDFSPYTCLIKCIIHQQLNLKFAMTLTERFVHTFGEEIDGVWFYPTPEKTASLAIEELRELQFSQRKAEYAIGLSQMIVNGELNLEELSVESDEMIMKTLVKIRGIGPWTAQNFLLFGLGRPNLFPIGDVGIQNALKKLYKLEAKPDHPAMEQFSEAWKPYLSYASLYLWRSIETTE; encoded by the coding sequence ATGTGGGAAGAAAGGCTGCAGATCGAGGGACCGTATCATTTTGATTTGATTTTGGAGCGGCTCTCAATGGATCCGTTGAACGCAGTGGATGTGAACAATCGTACGGTCAAGGTGCCGATCTATGAACCGGAGCGGGAAGTCGCGACGATCCAGGCTGTCGGCGAAGTGGAAGCACCGGAATTCATCATTAAAGGTAGGAACGAAAAAACGAAGGAATCGGTGCAGGAGAAGCTCGCGCATATTTTCCAGTGGCACGTGTCGCTGAAAGATGTGGACAAGCATTTTGCCGAAACCGATTTGCACGAGATTTTTGCCCAGCACCGCGGGACGCCGCTCATTCTTGATTTTTCTCCCTATACGTGCCTGATCAAGTGCATCATCCATCAGCAATTGAACTTGAAATTTGCTATGACGCTGACGGAGCGGTTTGTGCACACATTCGGTGAGGAAATCGATGGGGTCTGGTTTTATCCGACGCCGGAAAAAACAGCTTCTTTGGCGATCGAAGAGCTGCGCGAACTCCAATTCAGCCAGCGGAAAGCGGAGTATGCGATCGGCTTGAGCCAGATGATCGTCAATGGCGAGCTCAATCTCGAGGAACTGAGCGTGGAATCGGATGAAATGATTATGAAGACGCTCGTGAAAATCCGCGGCATCGGGCCATGGACGGCGCAGAACTTCCTGCTGTTCGGACTCGGACGGCCGAACCTGTTCCCGATCGGGGACGTCGGCATCCAAAATGCATTGAAAAAATTATACAAGCTCGAGGCAAAGCCCGATCATCCTGCGATGGAGCAGTTCAGCGAGGCGTGGAAGCCTTATTTAAGCTATGCATCCCTATATTTATGGCGAAGCATTGAAACGACGGAGTGA
- a CDS encoding ABC transporter ATP-binding protein, with translation MSKTEISVNGLKKAFKNKEVLNGVDFEVKRGEIFALLGYNGAGKTTTVNILSSLMKPDSGEVEICGYDIKQQPDGVRSSISLTGQFAALDGMLTGRENLMMIAKLRGVANPAEVVDSLLERFGLTDAASRRADQYSGGMKRRLDIAMSLLGTPAVIFLDEPTTGLDPEARIEVWKIVKELADGGTTILLTTQYLEEAEQLADRIAILHGGKIISTGTLSELKKMFPPAKVEYIEKQPTLEEIFLSIIGKKEEM, from the coding sequence ATGAGTAAAACAGAGATTTCTGTTAATGGGTTGAAAAAAGCTTTTAAAAATAAGGAAGTATTGAATGGGGTGGATTTTGAGGTGAAGAGGGGAGAAATTTTCGCCCTGCTTGGGTACAATGGAGCGGGAAAGACGACGACGGTCAATATCCTCTCGTCCCTGATGAAGCCTGATAGCGGTGAAGTGGAGATTTGCGGATATGACATCAAGCAGCAGCCGGACGGTGTTCGCAGCAGCATCAGCCTGACAGGGCAATTCGCTGCTTTGGATGGAATGCTCACCGGGAGGGAAAATTTGATGATGATTGCCAAGCTGCGGGGAGTGGCCAATCCTGCTGAAGTCGTCGACAGTCTGCTTGAAAGGTTTGGCCTCACCGATGCGGCCAGCCGCCGGGCGGATCAATATTCCGGGGGGATGAAGCGCCGCCTTGATATCGCCATGAGCCTGCTTGGGACGCCGGCAGTCATTTTTCTAGACGAACCGACGACAGGACTTGATCCGGAGGCGCGAATCGAAGTATGGAAAATCGTGAAGGAACTTGCAGATGGAGGAACGACCATTCTGCTTACGACCCAGTACCTGGAGGAAGCCGAACAATTGGCGGACCGCATCGCCATTTTGCATGGCGGAAAAATCATCAGTACCGGCACCCTTTCCGAACTTAAAAAGATGTTCCCGCCGGCGAAAGTGGAGTATATCGAGAAGCAGCCGACATTAGAAGAAATTTTTCTTTCAATTATCGGTAAAAAGGAGGAAATGTAA
- a CDS encoding YdcF family protein produces the protein MSYPFDCITDLIFVETEIAPADVILVPGGSLPQIMEKAASLYHQGMAPYILPSGGSNPRVTTTEWDFLQKVGIANGVPQSAILKENQAQHTFHNAQFSFDVLKKNGIHPQKVIMVCKSWHSRRALMTYQTVFPKETEFMMATVADRAGVDKDNWFQTDNGIRRVMTEVEKIGSYFGSHISGWV, from the coding sequence ATGTCATATCCATTCGATTGCATCACCGACTTGATATTTGTCGAAACAGAAATTGCACCGGCAGATGTGATTCTAGTTCCTGGCGGCAGCCTCCCACAAATCATGGAAAAAGCCGCATCGCTGTATCATCAAGGAATGGCGCCATATATCCTGCCATCCGGCGGATCGAACCCGCGCGTGACGACGACCGAATGGGACTTCCTGCAGAAGGTCGGCATCGCAAACGGTGTGCCGCAATCAGCGATTTTGAAGGAAAATCAGGCGCAGCATACGTTTCATAATGCCCAATTTTCTTTTGATGTATTAAAAAAGAACGGGATCCATCCGCAAAAAGTCATCATGGTCTGCAAATCATGGCACTCCCGCCGAGCGCTCATGACGTATCAAACCGTGTTCCCGAAAGAAACGGAATTCATGATGGCCACAGTAGCCGATCGTGCCGGCGTGGACAAAGATAATTGGTTCCAAACGGACAACGGCATCCGCCGCGTCATGACGGAAGTAGAGAAGATAGGGAGCTACTTTGGGTCTCATATTTCGGGATGGGTGTGA
- the yfkAB gene encoding radical SAM/CxCxxxxC motif protein YfkAB encodes MPINDTQLKKITTEYDPWEAYMDMEEHGRLTLSNVEFTTTTLCNMRCEHCAVGYTLQPKDPDALPLDLLLSRLEEIPHLRSLSITGGEPMLSKKSVKNYVLPLLKYAHERGVRTQINSNLTLDLHRYLEIAPFLDVLHISHNWGTIDDFIEGGFAMMERKPTPAQREKLFYTMIENSRALAKENVMVSAETMLNKRTLPHMEAIHKQITEEMQCARHEVHPMYPSDFASTMETLTLNEMRSAVRHLLDIRNPEVWMLFGTLPFYPCSSNAEDRELLSRLYNEKNVTVRNDPDGRSRLNVNIFNGDVIVTDFGDTPALGNVVRDSLPDVFNKWMDSKLAKDLNCHCPSVKCLGPNVLVKDAYYPEVDFSKRKTLI; translated from the coding sequence ATGCCTATTAATGATACACAATTAAAAAAAATCACGACCGAATATGATCCATGGGAAGCCTATATGGATATGGAGGAGCATGGCCGGCTGACGTTATCGAATGTCGAGTTTACCACGACGACTTTGTGCAATATGCGATGCGAGCATTGTGCAGTCGGGTATACGCTGCAGCCGAAGGACCCGGATGCACTGCCGCTTGATCTGCTTTTATCAAGATTGGAAGAAATCCCTCATCTGCGTTCCTTGAGCATCACGGGCGGTGAGCCGATGCTGTCCAAGAAGTCGGTGAAGAATTATGTTCTTCCTTTATTAAAGTATGCCCATGAGCGCGGTGTCCGTACTCAGATCAATTCAAATTTGACGCTTGATTTACATAGATACTTGGAGATCGCACCTTTTCTGGACGTTCTTCATATTTCCCACAATTGGGGCACGATCGACGATTTCATCGAGGGTGGATTTGCGATGATGGAACGAAAGCCGACGCCTGCCCAACGTGAAAAGCTTTTCTACACAATGATTGAGAACAGCCGCGCGCTTGCGAAGGAAAATGTGATGGTGTCTGCAGAAACGATGCTGAATAAGCGCACACTTCCACATATGGAGGCAATCCACAAGCAAATCACGGAGGAAATGCAATGTGCCCGACATGAAGTTCACCCGATGTATCCGAGTGACTTCGCTTCGACGATGGAAACATTGACGCTTAATGAAATGCGTTCAGCAGTCCGTCACCTGCTCGATATCCGCAATCCAGAGGTGTGGATGCTGTTCGGAACGCTTCCTTTCTATCCTTGCAGCAGCAATGCCGAAGACCGCGAACTGCTTTCAAGACTTTATAACGAAAAGAACGTCACCGTCCGCAACGATCCTGACGGCCGGTCCCGTTTGAATGTGAACATCTTCAACGGAGATGTCATCGTCACGGACTTCGGCGATACGCCTGCACTCGGCAACGTCGTACGCGATTCGCTTCCGGATGTATTCAATAAATGGATGGACTCCAAACTGGCAAAAGACCTCAACTGCCACTGCCCATCCGTCAAATGCCTGGGCCCCAACGTCCTCGTGAAGGATGCATACTACCCTGAAGTCGACTTCAGCAAGAGAAAAACATTGATATAA
- a CDS encoding PadR family transcriptional regulator, producing MENITEMLKGVLEGCVLEIISRGETYGYEITQQLRALGFTDVIEGTVYTITMRLEKNNLVNMEKKPSTMGPPRKFYTLNEAGQEQLKAFWKKWDFVSSKIDELKTKKNLKGEIV from the coding sequence TTGGAAAACATCACGGAAATGCTGAAAGGGGTGCTTGAGGGTTGTGTGCTTGAAATCATCAGCCGTGGAGAGACTTACGGCTATGAAATCACGCAGCAGCTGCGGGCACTTGGCTTCACGGATGTCATTGAAGGCACCGTTTATACCATCACGATGCGGCTTGAGAAAAATAATCTGGTGAATATGGAGAAAAAGCCATCCACCATGGGGCCGCCGAGGAAATTTTACACCCTTAATGAAGCAGGTCAAGAACAGCTGAAAGCATTTTGGAAAAAGTGGGATTTTGTTTCGAGTAAAATCGATGAACTTAAAACGAAAAAGAATTTAAAAGGAGAGATCGTATGA
- a CDS encoding glycosyltransferase produces the protein MKKLWLIGLLLLVPLNMAVGTTHAYAKPQTQCISQSAAAFQNDFRKLWIDHVLWTSNYITSATTAGSKDQQQVLARLLKNQKDIGNAVKPVYGEKVGNKLAELLTEHIVIAGKIVEAAKSGNKSLMNQLNKDWYRNADEIAAFLSGANPYLKNEDLKKMLYKHLQLVTDDLSSSLAKNWNARIVSIDDGVTHIIQMADVISAGVVKQFPDKFKN, from the coding sequence ATGAAAAAATTATGGTTGATCGGTTTACTTTTGCTCGTCCCTCTCAACATGGCGGTTGGGACAACCCATGCATACGCTAAACCGCAGACCCAGTGCATCAGCCAATCCGCAGCAGCGTTTCAAAATGATTTCAGGAAACTCTGGATCGATCATGTGCTGTGGACAAGTAATTATATAACAAGTGCAACAACAGCCGGATCGAAGGATCAGCAACAGGTACTGGCCAGGCTTTTGAAAAATCAAAAGGATATTGGAAATGCAGTGAAGCCGGTATATGGAGAAAAAGTCGGGAACAAACTTGCTGAGTTGCTTACCGAGCATATTGTCATTGCAGGTAAGATTGTAGAGGCTGCAAAAAGTGGCAATAAGTCCTTGATGAATCAGCTAAACAAAGATTGGTATAGAAATGCAGATGAAATAGCGGCTTTCCTTAGCGGCGCCAACCCTTATTTAAAAAATGAGGACCTAAAAAAAATGCTGTATAAGCATTTGCAGTTAGTGACTGATGATTTATCCTCAAGCTTAGCAAAAAATTGGAATGCAAGAATTGTTTCAATCGACGACGGCGTCACACATATCATCCAGATGGCAGATGTCATCTCTGCCGGTGTCGTGAAGCAATTTCCGGATAAGTTTAAAAATTAA